The following is a genomic window from Rhodoligotrophos defluvii.
CCTGGGCGCACTCGCGGGCCCCACCGCCGGCTTCATCTTCGGCTGGATCATTGCCGCCTTCGTCACCGGCATGCTGTGCAAGGCCTGGAGCCGTGGCCGGCGGGCGGGCGGGCGCTCAGGCGTGTGGACCGATATCGGCCTCATTTTCCTCGCCTGCGTCATCGGCGGCATCGTCGTGCTCTATGCCTGCGGTGTGGCCTGGCTCGCCCTGGTCACCGGCATCGGCTTCGAGAAGGCGCTGACTGGCGTGCTCGTGTTCATTCCTGGTGACCTCGTCAAGGCCGCCTTCGCCGCCCTCATCGCCCACAATGTCCGACGCGCCTATCCGCTCGACCTCAAGTAAGTGCCGAACACCATGGCGACCGATCCCATGACGTCGCGAGGCCTGATCATCGGCCGCATGCTCGCCTTGGCCATGGCGCCGGCGGCCGGACTGGGGATCGCCCGCTTCGCCTATGCGCTCGTGCTGCCCGACATGCGCGACAGCCTGTCATGGTCCTATGCGGAAGCGGGCTGGATGAACACCATCAACGCCCTGGGCTATCTGCTGGGGGCCGTCGTCGCCAGCCAGGTCACCAATCGCCTGGGTGAGCGGCGCAGCACCATCGGCGGCACGATTGCCGCCGTAATCGCCATGGCCGTGTCCGGCCTGACCGCCGACTTCACTCTGCTCAGCCTGGCGCGCCTCGCAGCAGGCGTTGGCGCCGCAATAGCCCTGGTCGCCGGTGGCACCCGCGCCTCGCAATTTGCCAACCACACGCCTGCGCCGGCCCGGGCACTCGGCGTCTTCTACATCGGGCCCAGCATCGGCATCCTGATCTCCGGCGCGGTGATACCCGGTTTCATGGCGATGCAGGGGCCCGGCTCCTGGGCCGCCGCCTGGCTCTTGCTCGCCGGGCTTGGCGCGATCTTCGCCCTCTGGGTCATTATTGGCGCCCCTGAGGACGAGCCCCGACCAACCCGAACCGCCGGCCCCTCTCGGCACGCCGCGCTCCGGCCGATGCTGCTCGCCCTCTCCGGCTATTTCCTGTTCGGAGCCGGCTACATCGCCTACATGACCTTCATGATCGCCTGGATCAGGCAGATCGGCGGCGGCACCTGGCTGCAGAGCGCTTTCTGGTGCGTCATCGCCTTATCGGCCATTCTCGGCACCAGCCCGTGGTCCGGCGTCGTCGGCCGCATGAAGGGCGGCCGCGGGCTTGCTCTCATGATGTTGCTGGTGGGCATCGGCGCCGCCCTGCCGCTCGTGATACCGAACCTGCTCGGCCTTCTCCTCTCGGCCATCATCTTCGGCATGGCCTTCTTCACCGTGGTCGCCGCCACCACCATTTTCGTGCGCGCCAACTATCCCAGCGAAGCCTGGGCCTCCGGTATCGCCGCCATGACCGTGAGCTTCAGCCTGGGCCAGGTGGCCGGCCCCGTGGCCATCGGCATTATTTCCGACGCGACCGGCGAGTTGAATACCGGCCTGTGGATCTCAGCGGCGCTGCTGATGGCCGGTGCCGTGGCCGCTTGGCTACAGCCTCCGCTCAAGTCCACAATCGCTGCTTGACTTTTGCAGCGCAGCATTCCACTTAAGGAGCCACGGGCAGCGATTTGCCCCCACGGTGCTTCGGCCGCGTGAACGACTTCCCCGCAACAGCGGCCTTCGTCCTGCCCTGGCATCTCATTCTCAATCACCATGTCCGCCCGGATCACGCGGGGCGTGCCCGGTAACTGCGCCATCAGATCGGCCCCCAAACGGCCGTGCCGTTGCGCAGCATCAAGAAAGCTTTGAATTTTGACGACTTTTTCCGAACTCGGCCTGCCGGCTCCCATCCTTAAGACATTGGAGCGTCAAGGCTATGAACAGCCGACGCCGATCCAAGCCCAGGCCATTCCCCATCTGCTCAACGGCCGCGACTTGCTTGGCATCGCCGCCACCGGCACCGGGAAGACGGCCGCCTTCGCCTTGCCGATCCTGACACGCCTCGCCGAGCGCAGGCAGCCCCTGCGCAACCGCTCGAGCCAGGTGCTGGTGTTGAGCCCCACTCGCGAACTCGCCCAGCAGATCGCTGAGAGCTTCCAGGTCTATGGCGAGAGCCTGCGCATCCGCGTGGCGGTCATCGTCGGCGGCAGCAGCTTCGGCCGCCAGGCCCAGACACTGCAGCGTGGTGTGGACGTTATCGTCGCCACGCCCGGCCGCCTGCTCGATCATGCGGAACAGGGCACCCTGCGGCTCGACGCGGTGCAGTTCTTCGTTCTGGACGAGGCTGACCACATGCTGGACCTCGGCTTCATCCCCGCCGTCCGGCGCATCGTGCGCAACCTGCCGGCCGAGCGGCAGAATCTGTTCTTCTCGGCCACCATGCCGAAGGAGATCGCCGGCCTCGCCGCCGAGCTTCTGGATAACCCGGAGCGGGTGGCGGTCACCCCTGCGGCAACCCCGGCCGAACGCATCGACCAGAAGGTCGTCCATGTGGCCGCCAGCCACAAGACGCGGCTGCTGACCCAGATCCTGGGTGGCAAGTCGGCAGAGCGGGTGCTGGTCTTCACCCGCACCAAGCGCGGCGCCGACCGCGTGGTGGCGAGCCTGGACAAGTCCGGCATCGCTTCCGCCGCCATCCATGGCAATAAGAGCCAGCCGCAGCGCCAGCGCGCCCTTGCCGGCTTCAAGTCGGGCCAGACGCCGATCCTGGTGGCGACCGACATTGCCGCCCGCGGTATCGATATCGACGGCATCACCTTGGTCGTGCAGTACGACCTGCCGGAAGTACCGGAAACCTATGTCCACCGCATCGGGCGCACCGCCCGCGCCGGGGCCAGCGGCATGGCGGTATCGTTCTGCGCCCCTGACGAGCAGCACCTGCTGCGCGCCATCGAGAAGGTGACGCGCCGCACCATCCCCGCCGAGCGCGACCACACTTCTGGTGAACCCGCGGCTGCGCCTTCCCCGCAGCAGCGGAACCGCGGACCGGTGCAGAACCGGCGCCCCGCGCAGGCCCAGCCCGCGCGCCACGGCCATGGCCAGAGGCAGCAGGGCCGCTCCACCAACCGCGTTCAGGCGATGGCATAGCCACCCCTGACCGGTCCAGCGGGAGGCGCTTGCCAGGACGGTCCTGATGCGCGACTGTGCGTGATCTCAGCAATGAGGCATCTGTCTCATGAAGATCACGCGCATCTCCGCTTATCAGGTCGACCTGCCGCTGCGGGAAGGCCGCTATGCCTGGTCCAACGGCAATTTCGTCGAGGTCTTCGACGCAACCGTAGTGGCAATCGAGACCGATGCTGGCATCACCGGCTATGGCGAGGCCTGCCCGTTGGGGCCCGCCTATCTCCCGGCCTATGCCGCGGGCGTCCGCGCCGGGCTCGCCCAGCTCGGCCCCTCGCTCATCGGCCAGGACCCGCGCCAGCTTGCCACCATCAACCGCACCATGGACGCCGCCATGCGCGGCCACCCTTACGTCAAGTCGCCCATCGACATAGCCTGCTGGGATATTCTCGGCAAGGTCGCGGGTCTCCCGGTCTATATGCTGCTCGGCGGCGGCGAACAGGCAGATATCGCCCTCTACCGCGCCATCTCGCAGCAATCGCCGGAGGAGATGGCCGCCAAGGTCAAGACCTATCGCGACGAGGGCTATCGCAAGTTCCAGCTCAAGGTGGGCGGCCCTGACGCCGATGAGGACATTGCCCGCATCAAGGCCTGCGCCGCCATGCTGAAGCCGGGCGACGTGCTGGTGGCCGATGCCAATACCGGCTGGACCATGCACGAGGCCGCGCGGGTGGTGAACGGCGTGCGCGATGTGGACGTCTATATCGAGCAGCCCTGCAAGTCCTACGAGGAAAGCCTCACCATCCGCCGCCGCACCAGCCTGCCCTTCGTGCTGGACGAGGTGATCGACGGCCTGCCCATGTTGCTGCGCGGCCTGCAGGACGGCGCCATGGATATCATCAACCTCAAGATCTCCAAGGTCGGCGGCCTCACCAAGGCGCGCCAGATCCGCGACCTCTGCGTGGCTGAAGGGGTCGCCATGACCATCGAGGACACCTGGGGCGGCGATATCGTCACCGCCGCCATCGCCCATCTGGCCCGGTCGACGCCGGAGGAGTTCCTGTTCTCCGCCACCGATTTCAACAGCTACGGCACCAAGACCATTGCCGAAGGCGCGCCGAAACGGGTCGGCGGGCGTATGACGGCATCGGACAAGCCTGGCCTGGGCGTCTTGCCTCTCCTCGATGTGCTCGGTACGCCCATCCACGTGATTGACTGACCTTCGCGCTGGACCTCACCAATCATGTCCATCTCGACGGCATAAGTGTCTACAGTTCAGTGGACAATTGACGGGCCCAGTGCCAAGATGTTGGCGTTATCCGCAAGCAGACTATCCGAGGCAACATGGCCCCGCCGTCAACCAGGGCTGAGAGATCCGTAACCCTCGCGCTCATCGGCTTTGGCGCGATAGGCGCGAGCCTGTGGCAACGGCTGAAGGACAGCCATGCGGCCATACGTTGGGCTTTGCTGCCGCGCGGTTCGGCCCGACATCTCCCCGAAGGTCTCACGCCTCTCGTCGACACGGAGGCGCTTATCGCCGCCAACCCGCAGCTGGTGGTCGAATGCGCCGGCCATGGCGGCTTGCGCGAGCATGGCCCGACGATCCTCAAAGCTGGCATTCCGCTCATCATTGTCTCCGTCGGCGCGCTGGCTGACGATGGTCTCCGCACCGCCCTGGACGAGGCCGCGGCCGCCGGCAATACGCGCTACACCACCATCGCCGGCGCGATCGGCGGGCTCGATGCCTTAGCCGCCGCGCGCCTCGCCGGCCTAGAGCGGGTCGTCTATATCGGCCGCAAGCCGCCACTCGCCTGGCGCGGCACTCCGGCCGAGCAGCAATGCGCGCTGGATGAGATCAAGGAAGCCCGCACCATCTTCAGCGGCTCGGCGCGGGAAGCCGCCCTCACCTATCCCAAGAACGCCAATGTGACCGCCGCGGTCGCCCTCGCCGGTCTCGGCTTCGACGCGACGCGGGTCGAGATGGTGGCTGATCCCGAGGCCGACGGCAATATGCACGAGATTGTGGCTGAGGGTGCTTTCGGCCGCCTGCGCTTCGAGATCAGCAACAGGCCCATGCCGGATAACCCCAAGACCTCCTGGCTTGCAGCGTTGAGCGCCGAGCAGGCCGTCCGCATCTTGGTTGCCCAATTAGAGTAGCGTGCATGAGTAGAGACATCAGCGGCCCGGTTCTTGATCGCGAGCAGATCTTCCCCGAAGGCGCCATCGACGGCCTCGGTGCCTTCAACGCGGGCATCAAACTTGCGGGCGATGTTCAGGTCGGCCGTTCGGCCTTCCTGGAAAAGCATGGCCTGCCCTCCGAGCTCGCCTTCAAACGCCGGGAAATGGCTGCCGGCCGGCTCATGTTCCATGCCCAGATCGGCTATCGCTCGCTGGAGGCCAGCAAGCGTGCCTGGGCCGAGATCCATGACCGGTTGGACGCCCGCGGTGGCTGGGCGCCTGACCGCTACGGCATCTGCCTCGACTGGAGCATGGGCTATGCCCGCCGCGACCGAGCGCGCCGCCGCAAGGGCACCGGGCTGATCCTGGACAAGCCGGAAGACTTCATGGCGCTCACCGCCATGGCACCGGTCGCGCCCCATTTCGGCGACTTCGTGCTGGGCATGCCGGCT
Proteins encoded in this region:
- a CDS encoding YbfB/YjiJ family MFS transporter, yielding MTSRGLIIGRMLALAMAPAAGLGIARFAYALVLPDMRDSLSWSYAEAGWMNTINALGYLLGAVVASQVTNRLGERRSTIGGTIAAVIAMAVSGLTADFTLLSLARLAAGVGAAIALVAGGTRASQFANHTPAPARALGVFYIGPSIGILISGAVIPGFMAMQGPGSWAAAWLLLAGLGAIFALWVIIGAPEDEPRPTRTAGPSRHAALRPMLLALSGYFLFGAGYIAYMTFMIAWIRQIGGGTWLQSAFWCVIALSAILGTSPWSGVVGRMKGGRGLALMMLLVGIGAALPLVIPNLLGLLLSAIIFGMAFFTVVAATTIFVRANYPSEAWASGIAAMTVSFSLGQVAGPVAIGIISDATGELNTGLWISAALLMAGAVAAWLQPPLKSTIAA
- a CDS encoding cis-3-hydroxy-L-proline dehydratase, with translation MKITRISAYQVDLPLREGRYAWSNGNFVEVFDATVVAIETDAGITGYGEACPLGPAYLPAYAAGVRAGLAQLGPSLIGQDPRQLATINRTMDAAMRGHPYVKSPIDIACWDILGKVAGLPVYMLLGGGEQADIALYRAISQQSPEEMAAKVKTYRDEGYRKFQLKVGGPDADEDIARIKACAAMLKPGDVLVADANTGWTMHEAARVVNGVRDVDVYIEQPCKSYEESLTIRRRTSLPFVLDEVIDGLPMLLRGLQDGAMDIINLKISKVGGLTKARQIRDLCVAEGVAMTIEDTWGGDIVTAAIAHLARSTPEEFLFSATDFNSYGTKTIAEGAPKRVGGRMTASDKPGLGVLPLLDVLGTPIHVID
- a CDS encoding DEAD/DEAH box helicase, with the translated sequence MTTFSELGLPAPILKTLERQGYEQPTPIQAQAIPHLLNGRDLLGIAATGTGKTAAFALPILTRLAERRQPLRNRSSQVLVLSPTRELAQQIAESFQVYGESLRIRVAVIVGGSSFGRQAQTLQRGVDVIVATPGRLLDHAEQGTLRLDAVQFFVLDEADHMLDLGFIPAVRRIVRNLPAERQNLFFSATMPKEIAGLAAELLDNPERVAVTPAATPAERIDQKVVHVAASHKTRLLTQILGGKSAERVLVFTRTKRGADRVVASLDKSGIASAAIHGNKSQPQRQRALAGFKSGQTPILVATDIAARGIDIDGITLVVQYDLPEVPETYVHRIGRTARAGASGMAVSFCAPDEQHLLRAIEKVTRRTIPAERDHTSGEPAAAPSPQQRNRGPVQNRRPAQAQPARHGHGQRQQGRSTNRVQAMA
- a CDS encoding aspartate dehydrogenase, translated to MAPPSTRAERSVTLALIGFGAIGASLWQRLKDSHAAIRWALLPRGSARHLPEGLTPLVDTEALIAANPQLVVECAGHGGLREHGPTILKAGIPLIIVSVGALADDGLRTALDEAAAAGNTRYTTIAGAIGGLDALAAARLAGLERVVYIGRKPPLAWRGTPAEQQCALDEIKEARTIFSGSAREAALTYPKNANVTAAVALAGLGFDATRVEMVADPEADGNMHEIVAEGAFGRLRFEISNRPMPDNPKTSWLAALSAEQAVRILVAQLE
- a CDS encoding biotin transporter BioY, which encodes MNTRDVVLIALFAAITVALGLAPRIPIAFLPVPITLQSLGPMLAGAMIGPIRGALAHVLVVLLVAIGLPVLAGGSGGLGALAGPTAGFIFGWIIAAFVTGMLCKAWSRGRRAGGRSGVWTDIGLIFLACVIGGIVVLYACGVAWLALVTGIGFEKALTGVLVFIPGDLVKAAFAALIAHNVRRAYPLDLK